CCCCTAAGGTAGAATAGGATATGACTGTTATGTTTGACTACGCAAGTTAAAACATATTTACCCCCAGGGAATCTTTTCAGTCTAAAAAAGATATATGATGaaaatacaaaaaagaaaagaaaagattagtAAAAATTGAAATGAGAAAAAACAAGGTATACAAATGAAGTACACAAAGCAGatataaaattgaaaaaagagaataaaatataaaaaagtttaAAAGTGAAATccaaagcaaatataaacaactgGATACATAAAGACAAAAACAGAAAGCAGAATATAAATCAACACTTAGTTAACCGAAAAGGAAAGTAACGAACAGAATAGAATGAGTAGGTAAGTTGTCATATATAAATAGAACTGATGGACGCAGTAGCCAGACAAGCAAATATAAATGCCTCAATCTGGTTTCATCAAAATGTCTTATATGTAGGTAAGTTGTCCAACAGATTCCTTTATATTGAGTTCTTACTGTGTTTCCCAGCATCCAGCAAAAGGTATCTTTTGCAGATTACAACTGCTGTAGTGTTTTTTTAAGAGAAGAGCACTGTACATGAAATGACAAGATGTAAGATCAATGGATCAAGCCATGATAGGAAATAAAGTGCAAGATACCATTACGATAGCATGGGTTAGATTTAGGGGGAAGAATAAAACATACATGTCATTCAAAATGCTTACACAGTAAAAAGTAACAAATAATAACTCCACGGTCCACAACATTCCTTGCAACTCTATCATTGCAGAACAACACAGCAAATAAATAACCTGATCTAGAAACATATTTTGAACTCTAAATCCGACTCAAACTGAAATAACAAACAGAGTCGTGTTCAAAACTCATCCCAATCATCAATGGATAAGGAGTCATTGCAGAATTGACAAAAGAAATTAATCGAATTCAGTCAAAACAATTCAGTGAAAGAACCAAGTTATGCATACTAGAAGTCAGggcaaaaattgaaaaagaactGAGATAAGGAAGACCGAACCAATTTTCTTTAACCCAATGCCTAAAAAGCCAATCACAAGCGACCATAATCCTGGAAAGTAGCTTGAAAAGATCTCAACTTAGAGGAGTAAAAAACAGAAGAAcacaaaaaaatcagaaaattcaaaacaacaATAACCAATAATCCATCACAAATTGAGAGAAAAGTCTAATTCGAAACAGATGCACCCAAAATCAATAAAGAAACCCAAGAAAATTCCCAACAGATATGGAGACCTCGAATTACTTAAACATCAAATGATTCAAATCCTACGGAACATAGTAGATTATACAAGAAAATTACAAAGAAATAACAATATGTttaatttaaatatcataaacatAATTGGGAGAGACAtccaatcaaaaaataaaactacaGGGACCACAGCTCAGggcaaaaactgaaaaataaaatgagaaaagaaaaactaaaccTATCGATTTTacccatccttgaaaaaacccAATTTATAACAATCATAATCACCAAGGGTAGATTCTGAAGATTTCAACTTTAGAGgaacagaaaacaaaagaaacccAAAAATAATAGAATTCGAAACACCAAGAATTCCAACCAAAATAATGACACAAACACCAAGAATCCAGAAAATGACTGCAAGAATTCCAAAACCAGAAACTTCAGCGTGAAGTGGCAAAAGAAATTAATCGAATTCAGTCAAAGCGGTTCAGTGAAAGAACCAAATTATGCAGACTAGAAGCAGggcaaaaattgaaaaagaactGAGATAAGGAAGACCGAACCAATTTTCTTTAACCCAATTCCTGAAAAGCTAATCACAAACGACCATAATCCCAGAAAGAAGCTCGAAAAGATCTCAACTTagaggagtaacagacagaagagcgcaaaaaaatcagaaaaattcaaaacaacGATAACCATTAATCCATCCCAAATTGAGAGAAAAATCTAATTCGAAACAGATGTACCCAAAATCAATAAAGAAACCCAAGAAAattcacaaaagaaatggagacCTCGACGAGGTAGTTGCTTAGGTATCTGGAGGCGTTCTCCCTAAGATCTTCGTCGAGGAACTCGATGATGGCCTGGGGCATGGTCATTGGCCTCTTCATCCACTTCACCTTGTGCTTCTTGCCCCCAACTCTTTCCGCTCCTTCGCCCCGGAGAGCTCTGGAAACCCgccaaaaggaaagagagagcgccATCAAAGAATCaagatggaagaaagaaagaaagaaagggggtggAAACATGGGGAAAGGGGGACCTTGATCGATCTTGGAGTCTTGGAGGCGGCTTAGAGTTCTTTCCTCCCATGGCTGCTCCTCTTCTTGCTGCTCTGGGTCACGGAGGCCTTCCTCCATCTCCGCCATTTTTCCCGGCCTTCAGATTTCTTgggctgagagagagagagagacgttgGAGGGAATGTGGGTAGTTGGGAggggagagacagagagagacgtTGGAAGGAATGTGGGTAGTGGGGAAGGGTTTAAATAGgcaagatgaggtcaagagattTGGGCCCGGAGCTTTGTTTTTGGGCCCGGATCTTCAGCAGTGGGAATTACTCCGTTATCTCAATTTGGTCATATTAGGTCTAAAAAATTTGGGCTCAATTGGCTTACCTTTCTGCAGCAAACTGATGAGGTTGTTTGTTAGGCCTCTAAATGGAGGTTTCCAGCCTACTGGCCCAATTAGGGGTTCGATATTGTACTTGTAAACTATGAAATGTCATAAACCATGGCAAAAATGAGAAGTTGTGCTTAATGATGGAGCGACGATTAGATGGATAATGTATCTATGACTACCCCAGAAATGGCCAATACCCCAGCCATGAGCCACTTGGTCATGCAGAGATCCTAGGTACTCCTTTTTCTACTCTGCCTAATTGGTCATGCATCTGGAGATACCAAGCCCAACTCATGGACCTTACTGGACTTTGGTTAGTCTTCTAGTAAATGATATCCACTTCAGTTGGCATTACATCAAGTTTCTTTAATTTAATCCTACGTCATACACCATTAAGATATTGATAAACTTGTTTCCACTCGATGGCCTCTCTCCTGATGATGTTTTGATAATACCTACCATTCAAGGAACCTGAATCGTTCATCGACTGGCCAAGTATATTGCCAAGTTTCTGAATATCGTCAAGCAAAAACCCTTCTTTTCTAGGCCTCTTACGTATTTATTTGATATTTACCGGTTCTACTCTGTGGTCctagtttcttttctttcctcctctGTTTATATGTATTTTGTTTTTCAGTACCTGATTTATAGATCCAGCTTCCCTTGCAGGTGATGTAGTCGTCCATATATTTCTTCCAAACCAACGAGCCTTCTCCAACTTGGAAGAGTTTTATGGCAATGCCATGCCCATTGAACTGCCTTTTGATAACGAATCCCCTTTTCACAACTGAGACGATTCGAATTGCTTCCAGAGGCATGAAGCGTTCTAGCAAAAGCAGTTCTCCTTGTGCTGGCGAAGTCCTTCCTTTTGTCGGCCACTTGCACACTTTCTAGTTCAGTTGCAGGCAGTGGAGCCTCCTGATTCTCAAAAGTTCCCGGGAAACAAGCTTGCTTTTGCTGGTATTGTCTGGTAGGAGAGGTTTTCAAGAACAGGCTCCTGTTAAACTTCGAAGTGAAATGGCAGGATAATATTCTTGATTGCATACGACTGACGAGGGAGTATCTCTGAAACGTTGGTACCTCAATCGCATACTTGTATTTAATGGAAGTATGGagacatatttatattttaattattcaGCTTATTATCTCTCACCTGTATCCTAGATACTATTCATACTAGAATGTGATGCTTCTGAAATTTAATCCAATCAACGCAGTAGAATTTGCACTAATGCCATGAGATTAATTACTGTTGTGGCTGCATATATAATTGAACAGCTTACGGGTGGTGCATGCTCCATATAGGGTTTAGGTGCACAGGTTTAAAACTAGACTACTAAATGTATATGATATATCCCCGCCAATAGTAAGCCGAGTAGATATATTTGTGCAAGTAGAACCCATcattgaaaggaaaaattttgtttAACTTTTTCCTTAGTTTGATATTATTCTATGCTTTCCTAGTCAAAAAGCGACAACGgtcatcatttatttgatgatttTTGGAAGACTCTGTAACAAAAAAGAAGATGAAGTTGCAAGTTGTAGAGGAGTGTTAGTTTCAAGTCGTATTGCCATAGATATGATaaggtgcaaaaaaaaaaaccctcaaaTTCTCTAAGCATGTAACTTAAATTCTTTCATTACGTTACAATACTAATTCTAATTATTGTATATGGATGCAGATGAATGTCTTAGGAACTCATAATTATATTGGATTGGCCATTATCCATTGACAGCTTAAATGAATGCAAAGATTAACATCCTCCAAAATTTGCAGATCAtcatcatcctcctagtgtgcaTCATAGGAAGACACACGAGCAGCATGCCCAACTCACTCAGCATCAACAGATGCTGTAGGGAGGGTTGGCACGCTGGTTCTTCTTCCATGAccattcttttgtttctttaggTAGAGTTCTAGAATTTAAGTTTTGTGGAGAGGAGGGCGGAAGCACTAGCAGCTCAAAATGTTTCCGAAGGCAAGCAACATACATCTTCCCTTAAATCAACACCCAGACTAATGCATAAATGTTAATAATTTGCAAGAATGTCTGTACTGGAAGGATGAGATTTGTTTTAAAATGAAAACAGTATTTAGTAGATATTTCTCTTCTTTCTACAAACAAGTTTAGAATCTTACAGCACTGATGTCTCCATATTCTTTAAATCAGGCAAAAAATAAATCAGAATTTGCAGAGCCTCTTATCATCCTCAGAGCTTGACTTGGTTTTGCAACAACAAACAGAATGTTACAGTGTCCTGCATTTACAGGATATACCACTAAAAGGGCCTCTCTGCTGGGTTTTTGGCCCGGGGGTGGAGGAAGTCCCTCTCAGGAGAGTTTCCACGCATACTATGCTTGATGTCTTGTAACATGCTTGCGTAGGGGTTTGGTGTTTGGGGAAGGGGCAgcaatcgggtcggatcgggtcaagTACAAATCAGGTTGGATATAGATCGgatcaaaaattcatcaaccaagactgacctatttattaaacaggtcaaaattttagatttagatctgacctgtttattaaacaagtaatACAAccattataaaaaaatagtcTATTCtaacataaatatttaaaaaaaaattatttgaaaactcTAACCCTAGAGGCCTTGAGGACGGCTTCTTGGGGCGGTCCTTGATCgtctggagaagaggaagaggccaTCGTAGATTTTGATGAGGAGCAACCgataaggaggaggagaagttcACCAGATTTTGATGATGTCTAGCTTACCGTGCTTCCTCCGATTGATCTTGGCATACATCGTCACCGTCATTGTAGCAATTTTCACTTAAACACAAGATAACTTCGAAACGGGGCAAAATAAATCGAGATCGGGAGGAGTGTATAAGGCTCACGAGATTTGGCCGAGAGGAGCTTTCCTCGCAAGAAGTTGATGGGAGAACATCTCCTCGCAAGAAGTTGACGTGCTATTCCAGTCCTTGGCGGCCGCCCTcgaaaaaccctagcaaggAGATCTCAGGATTCTTCTTCGCGAAGGAAGGGGATCATGCTGAGGACCCCCTCCTTCTTCTCGGTCCACAGCGCAGCCTCGAGGAACCAGACATAGGCCTAGATACAGTCATCGAAGAGGAGCTCTAGCGCCATCGGAAGCATCTCTGGGGCATCGGCTACCGAGTGGATCGCGTCGGCGAAGTCAAGGGTGTGAAGAAGGTAAAGAACAGCGACATAGGTATCAAATAGGGGACAGCGGAGGtcgccagaggaggagatctTGAGAAAAAGCTGTCGGATCCCGTCTCCGCTAGGGTCAGGGTGGTGCCATCGGTCGGAGAGGAGGGTGGAGAAGTAGCGGGAGCGGCAGAGTGCGGCGGAGTGGAGTTGGAGGTCGAGCAACTGGACGGAATCGGGGTACTCATCCGGCTGGAAGATGGAGAGAGTCTGGGCCTCATGGGTTCTTTTTGGAAATTCATGTGGAAATATAAACTTGGGCGGCAAAACATGAGCGGTGCTTAAGGTGATAGGGCAAACACCTGACCAGGGTATGGGCGGAAGAGGGAGAGAGTCCATGCCCAATGATGATTCCGTAGAGTTGTTATTGGTTGGATTAGGTCCACCATTCAGTTTGGGGATCGGTTCAACCACGAAGCAGCACACACATAGCCGAAGAAAGAGGAGAATTGTGCAAGATACACATGTTTGTGCATGTTGCTTCATGGCTGGACTGGTCCACCAACTCAGCGATGGATCTGGTCCAACTAAAAATTATATAGATTTGGTAGTTTTAGGACATGAGAGGACCATCTCACCATGGTTAGTTTCAAGAGATGATGTCAAGGGAAAAACTGGGGCTTGTTTTCTGTGATCTCAGAACTCAAGAGACAAGTAATGGGCTCGAATCCACCCATTCTcatgaataaaaacaaatccatGCCAATAGctcatttttttttgtggtcCTTCTTTTTGTGAAAAGAATGCTAAGGAAGCAAGAAGCTTCCCCCTATTTATTAATAGAAGAAGTTATGTAGAAAAGGTGGTTATGTACAAAGGAAAGAAGCTAGAAGAGTTGTAGCAGCCCAGCCTAGGCCCGAAGAGGCCAGGCCCATGGCCATCGTGCCCTGTGGCACGAGGCAGGAGAGAAGAGACTCTGATTGGAGTCTTTTTCTCCTCCGGCATTTCTGACTAGGAGTCAGAGTCCTAGGGTTGCCGGAACCCTTGGGCTCCTTTATAAAAGAGAGCTCTCTCCCTCCAAAGCCTCTATCCCGAGCGATctcccttctttctctctcatttttcttcttcttcccgttaAGCTCGCGGTTGCCTATTATTGTGTCTTTTGGAAATTAGGACTACCGGATGCCGCTGAAACCTCGTCTGACCGAGGTAATTGCCCTAcgcctcctctttctttttctagttTTAGAGCTACTGCCATGTTGAATTAAGCCAACAAGTCGCCGAGATCCATCCGAAATAGGGGTACCTGTTTCGGCGACTCTTCCTCCCGTGTTTGCCGCCGTCGACCGCCAGAATTGGCCAAGCTTTGCCACCTCTCGAGAGCTCTGAGTGCATGTGGCCATCGATTAGGAAGATCGGTTGTGATCTTAGGGTGAGTTACCATGAATCAGCccatatttttttctcaatttttctccctttttccttgtgttggcTGGCCACCATCGCTGGTGAGGTTGCGGCTGAAGGACCTCCCTGAGCTGCCGCCATTAGAGTAGGCCGCATTGGCCACCACCACCTTAAtctgagaagaagagaggaagagatcaactctcccctattttggggaagaagaagatagccctttctcttctttctctcccctctctcctctctctcttcctatctcctttctctctcttatttctctctctaccttGATTGTCTCTCTAAAATTGTTGGACCTAGTAAGTGCGTCTCTCAATGACTTTTAGTCGGCTCTGGTGAAGAGCCTTGGTCCATAGTCGTCGGGCGGCTTATCAGTCCTCCCACCACGACACTTATTGAGCATGTCTGAATTTCATCAACAATCTTTATGCAACTATCTATACTATAGCCTGACTATTGAGTTGAATTGTTAGACTAATTGGGTCCGATCAATCCGAGCACCTGGATGTTACCACCTAGTTGACCCTAATAGAGGATCCTGGTCTAGTGTCGTTGCGACCATCCATCGCGCGAGCTTTACCCCGACCATTGCCAAGTATTGTCGGACTCTATCATCATAAATTTCTATTGTGTCACCTATACCATAGTTTGAATCTTGTTTCATAATTTGATTGGTTTGATTGGCCAGAGCGGACCAACCTAGTTGTTGGACCCTGTTACCTAGTCGACCCTATCCGTTCTGTACCCGACTGTTGTCATCTAccatttggactcataattGATAACCTCTgatctatttttttgatttgatatatattttttgattagATGAATTAGATTACATTGTGCTGACCGATTGAAACAATTGGACTATGTTATCTAGTTGGCTTCATTTATCTTCCTATatgaatctatttttatagTCAATCCTGATTTTGTATGGGGATACAGTCATCTGAGCAGAAAGAAGCCCAACGAGATCTTATACTCCAGTTTCtctctttctatttcttttccttgctattttctctctctagcttgATCCGAGAAAATTTTAGTTAACGAGACTCAGAGGGTAGTCCTAAATTACTACGTGATGTTAGACCCTTTAGTGAACCAATAGAGGGTTTTGGATTGTCGGATACCTCGGATAATTTTTTATGTTGATTTTGTTCTGTAAGAGAATAATCTTCTGGGCAAGAGAATGTTGAGCAAGGTTCTGCACAACCCAGTCCGTAAATCGCAGTATGGGTAGATGATTAGTTTATCTGGGTTGTCAGCAAAGAGGTAAAAATTCTTGTACACCGACCTGCATGATATAGATAttttgtacatatatatgtatgatatgctaaTGATTAAGATAAGTAAGAAGTAAAAACAGTTTTATGATGATTTTTATATTAGCTCATACTTTGATCTTGTATTCTTGTGATTAATAGTATGATGGATGCATATGAGCATAACATACACTTGCATAATCGAATTAATGGATGTGATGCTCTAGACTTTCCATGTTATATTAATTGCCTCGTCACAGATAGGAAACGTGACTGTGGTTAGTCTAaagctaaaaataaaaagaaattgatgtgtggatgtgaaCTTGATTGAATGAATAAAGATTTTGCGtttatctcgttattattggCCCCGTGAAATGCTAGAAATGTGATACCATAAAAGGCTCCATCATAGACTGAAAATATAATACCATAGCAGGCCTCAATATTCTGACCTTATACACCATTctacatgatataaatattttagatAGATACAACGATCGGAGGCGTCCAATTGCTCTGGAGAAAAGTCATCGAAGAGAGAAGCCCAGTGGCGCTTGGCCTACCCAGGTGccacttcaaattcaatggcgGTCCCGTCAAACAAGTGCCTGTCTCAAATCCAATGTTTCTCGTGCATAAATACAAATTCTCATATCAAAATTATTGATGCTTTTATATAGTATAAGACAAGATAAGACGAGTAATTAACAtagttttttaagaaaatttgaTATATCACCAACTTTTCATCAAGTTAAtaaggaaaaagggaaaaattGGTAACCTTAAAAGTACATGACGATGGAAGCATGGCATGATGACCAGCTTTTATTCGAATATTCCAACGAGAGCTCCTTTCCAACAAGGATCATCATATGCCTCCATGATTGGATTacgttaatattttttatttttgatttattgaCTTATTCACACCGATAAAGTCACGGCACAAGTAGATCCCTCGTCACTCATGTAAACATTTTCGCAGACTTCATGCCATGCATATTCATGGCTTGTAACGCTTGAATTGTCCATGCTCTAAGAAACTCCACATACGCTTAGAAGTTGTCACGAAGCCGAGAAAGAAAAAACTCATTTTTTGAGTTAATCAACTATTCTATTCAAACTTTAGCTGTCAAAGGAACATGGCTGGAGTTTGCATCTGGTTAAATAATTCAACAAGGTCATTAGCAGATGAATATGATCTTCAGGAAGCTGCAAGGAAATTGTACCTTAGCTAATTCAttgaaatttctattagaatgaTTTGTAGTAGTGTAAAGaaatgattttctttttatcaaatCAGACATAGaaacttaaaaaaatttagTCGCGAACTATCATCTTACATAAATTTACATACAATTTTTTACTATTTGACAGGCAACATTTATAGCCTAAAAGGGTGGAAGGTGGGTCTTTGAATAAAAGCGAACAAAAAAATTGTGCATATTCTGCTTATACCAAGACAAAACTATGACATCTACTGGTTATTTTTCCAATTCTCTGCACTACCATGGTTTTTTTCTTTAATCCAATTCTAGTTTCTTAAGTGCTTCCATTAAAAACATCTATAtgatttcattatctttttaatTGAGCTTtgcatatttagaaggatatctaTCTacttatgtgaggacccgtgtgggcgtgtgtttagtcccatatcggttattcatcAAGAAAATCTTAGAAACTTATACAGAactaaaaaaaacttaaaaaattatattctg
This portion of the Phoenix dactylifera cultivar Barhee BC4 chromosome 11, palm_55x_up_171113_PBpolish2nd_filt_p, whole genome shotgun sequence genome encodes:
- the LOC120112344 gene encoding uncharacterized protein LOC120112344, with amino-acid sequence MAEMEEGLRDPEQQEEEQPWEERTLSRLQDSKIDQGPPFPMFPPPFFLSFFHLDSLMALSLSFWRVSRALRGEGAERVGGKKHKVKWMKRPMTMPQAIIEFLDEDLRENASRYLSNYLVEMAS